The following are encoded together in the Osmia lignaria lignaria isolate PbOS001 chromosome 6, iyOsmLign1, whole genome shotgun sequence genome:
- the Lamp1 gene encoding lysosome-associated membrane glycoprotein 1: MMKLLLFLCFTTVHVLGENSKDVLPINNGPNKMLGQNISEPVFQAKSMSKKIGVVVEPVPASLDTNENKTKSEETLNSSTVPSSTGTASHSEITVTDSTTVPSTTAVPSSTTEQVTEPTTTAAINPPVTFTETNKATASAISPGKWIVNGTNKVCLVVQMSVAFNISYMDDNHTVSFKTFDMPVDNRTTTANGSCGNLEQNLTLSWSSQNLTNNGSMTMHFVKNESKSYYSFHHLEVVLPASDFENTSLNESMVLVHNASYATVGLHVSYRCVKQQTFHLTRNNTNETAGYLTISNLQFQAFKNDNSTAFGFAEDCFFDTADAVPIAVGCALAGLVIIVLIAYLVGRRRSQAHGYLSM, encoded by the exons ATGATGAAGCTTTTATTGTTCCTCTGCTTCACTACGGTCCATGTTTTAG GGGAAAATTCCAAAGATGTTCTTCCCATTAACAATGGTCCTAATAAAATGCTTGGACAAAATATTAGTGAACCAGTTTTTCAAGCAAAGTCAATGTCAAAGAAGATAGGGGTTGTTGTGGAACCTGTACCAGCTTCCTTagatacaaatgaaaataaaacaaaatcagAAGAAACATTAAATAGCAGTACTGTTCCAAGTTCTACAGGCACTGCGTCTCATTCAGAAATTACAGTAACAGATTCTACAACTGTCCCTAGTACTACAGCTGTCCCTAGTTCTACAACTGAACAAGTTACTGAACCAACTACAACTGCAGCAATTAATCCCCCAGTGACATTTACTGAAACAAACAAGGCAACAGCATCTGCTATTAGTCCTGGCAAATGGATAGTTAATggaacaaataaggtctgtctTGTGGTACAGATGTCCGTggcatttaatatttcttatatgGATGATAATCATACG GTTTCCTTCAAAACATTTGACATGCCAGTGGACAATAGAACCACAACAGCAAACGGAAGTTGTGGTAACCTTGAGCAAAATTTAACTCTGTCATGGTCTTCCCAAAACCTAACTAATAATGGTAGCATGACCATGCACTTTGtgaaaaatgaaagtaaaagTTACTATTCATTCCATCATTTGGAAGTTGTTCTTCCAGCATCAGATTTTGAAAATACGTCTCTGa ATGAATCGATGGTTTTGGTGCACAATGCATCCTATGCTACAGTCGGATTACACGTATCCTACAGATGCGTAAAACAGCAAACTTTTCATTTGACACGTAACAATACTAATGAAACCGCTGGTTATTTAACAATATCAAACCTTCAGTTCCAAGCTTTCAAAAATGACAATTCCACCGCCTTTGGTTTTG CCGAAGACTGTTTCTTTGACACAGCAGACGCTGTTCCGATAGCTGTAGGTTGCGCACTAGCAGGATTAGTAATCATAGTATTAATTGCATATTTGGTTGGCCGCCGACGAAGTCAAGCTCATGGTTATCTTAGTATGTAA